GGGTGTGGGGGCAGCGCTCGGTGCCGGCCTTGAAGCTGACGGCGCGGGTGACGATGCGCCCGTCCATCTCCGGCAGCACGACCTGCATGGCGATGTCGCGCGGGCGCAGGCCCTGGCTGTCTTGCAGCCAGCCGTCCCGGTCGGCGCCGCTGACGATGACCTGCAGCACCGGCGCGTCGCCGGCCAGCGCCGGCTGCGGGGCGCCGCCGCCCTCGTGGCCCAGCGCGGCGAAGGCGGTGGTGTTGAGCACCAGCTGCGCCGTGTGCTGCTGGCACAGCTGGCGCAGCGTGGCCAGGCACAGCGGGTCCTTGAGCGAGTCCAGCGCCAGCGGCAGCGCGTTGAGCCCGCGCGCGTGCAGCGCCAGCGCCAGGTCGTCGAACACGGCGGTGTTGCCCGCCAGCAGGTGCGAGCGGTAGAACACCAGCGCCACCACCGGCGCGCCGGCGTGCCAGGCGCGCTGCAGGGCGGCCAGCGGATCGGCGTGTGCATCGGCGTGGGCAGCGTTGTGCGCATCGGCATGGGCCGCGGCCCAGGCGGCGGGCACGTGCAGCGCCACCTGGGGCAGGGGGCGCGGGGGCTCGGGCTCGACGCCGTGGCCCATGCCGTGGAAGGCGGCGGCGCGCAAAAACTGCAGGGCGTTGGCGCTGCCGCCGGCGCGCAGGTAGCGCCACAGCAGCCGGCCGGTGTCCGCGGGCAGGGTGCCGCGCGCCAGCAGTTCGGGGTCTTCGGTCAGGTCACCCGAGAACAGCGTCAGCGCCTGCCCGTGCTGGCGCGCCAGCGCGGCCAGCTGCTGGATGCCGTAGGGCCAGGTGGATTCCGAGCCCAGGTGATCGACGACGACCACGCGGGCATGCCGCAGCACCTCGTCGGCGTAGCGGTCCAGCGAGGCGTTGCCGCGCAGGTGCAGCAGGTTGGCCAGGCGCAGGCCGGGAAAGCCCGGGTCCGTTTGCGCCAGCTGGGCGCGCGCGGCGGCCAGCAGAGACAGCGTGGTGTCGGCGCTGCTGAGCACCACGATGTCGGCCGGGGTTTGCTCCAGGCAGATGACGGCGCTGTCGTCCTCGACGAAGCCGCCGGGGCGGGTGCTCAGCAGGTGCATGGAGAAAAAGCCCTGTAGCCCGCGCCGGGAAAGCGCGAGAAGCTATCAAAATAGAAGCAAGTCACGCCGCGAGCGGCGCCAGTGCGGCGCGCACCGCGGCCTCGTCCAGGCCCTGGCCGATGAAGACCAGCCGCGTGCACCGCTCCTCGCCCTCGCGCCAGGGGCGGTCGAAGTGGTGCGTGAAGCGCGCGCCCACGCCCTGCACCAACAGGCGCATCGGCTTGCCCGGCAGGGCCGCGAAGCCCTTGGTGCGCAGGATGGGCTGGCTGGCCACCAGCTGCTGCAGCGCGGCGATCAGCGCCTCGCGCTCGACCGGGGGCAGCGCCACGTCGAAGGAATCGAACTCGTCGTGGTCGTGGTCTTCGTCGTGGTCATGGTGGCTGGCGCGCTGGTCGATGGTGGTCTCGGCGGCGCGCTGCAGGCCCAGCAGCACCTCCAGCGGCAGGCGGCCTTCGGTGGCGTGCACCACCTTGACTGCGGGCGGCAGCTCGGCGCGCACCAGGGCCTCGACCTCGGCCAAGGTGGCCGCGCCCACCAGGTCGCACTTGTTCAGCACCACCAGGTCGGCCGCGGAGAGCTGGTCCTCGAACAGCTCGTGCAGGGGCGATTCGTGGTCCAGGTTGGGGTCGGCGCGGCGCTGGGCGTCCACCGCCTCGGGGTGGGCGGCGAACTGGCCGGCGGCAGCCGCGGGCGTGTCCACTACGGTGACCACCGCGTCCACCGTGAAGGCGCCGGCGATCTCGGGCCACTGGAAGGCCTGCACCAGGGGTTTGGGCAGGGCCAGGCCGCTGGTTTCGATCAGCACGGCGTCGATCTCGTGGCGGCGCGCGGCCAGCTGCTGCATGACGGGGAAGAATTCCTCCTGCACCGTGCAACACATGCAGCCGTTGGCCAGTTCGTACAGCTGGCCGGCCTGCTCGCCGCCTTCGCCGCCCTCGTCCTCGCAGCCGATGCCGCAGGCTCTCAAGATGTCGCCGTCGATGCCCAGCTCGCCGAACTCGTTGACGATGACGGCGATGCGCCGGCCCGCGGCATTGGCCAGCACGTGGCGCAGCAGCGTGGTCTTGCCGCTGCCCAGAAAGCCGGTGATGACGGTGGCGGGGATCTTGCCCAGTGCGGGGCGGGTGTCCTGGTTCATCTCGTCATGCTCCGGCAACAAACAGGCGGCGCTCCAGCAGCGCCGAGCCATGCAGGCGGCGGGCCGCCTTGGCGGCGGCCAGCACGCCCAGGTCCACCAGCGGCTCGACCAGGATGACCAGCAGGTAGGCGCCGCCAAAGGAGGCGATCTGCTGCAGGTTGTCTGCGCCCACGCCGTGGCCGTACAGCGCCCAGAAGGCCACCCAGGCGACGATGCCGCCCTGGTAGGCCAGCGACAGCCTGAAAGCCTGGCCATAGCTCAGGTCCACATAGCGCGTGTGCGGGGCGGTGATGCGCCGCGCCAGCGCCGCCGTGGCGAACAGGGGCGCCAGCAGCGTGGTCACGTTCATGCCGTACTGCAGCAGGTCGGGCAGGGCGAAGAACAGGCCCTGCACCAGCAGCCCGGCGGCCAGGCCGATGGCGGCGGCCGCCGGCCCGAACAGCAGCAGCAGCGTGCTGCCCAGGATCAGGTGCACCTCGGACACGCCCACCGGGTGGTGCGGCAGCACCTCGAACGAGCAAAACACCAGCAGCGCCGCCAGCAGGCTGCGCCCGGCCAGGGCGGCAGCGCCCTGCTCGCGCAGCGCGCGCGCGCCGGCCAGGGCCGTAGTGGCCAGCAGCGCGGCGGCGCTGGCATAGCTGAGGAAGATTTTTGCGCCGTCAACGACGCCGGGTTCGATGTGCATGGTCCAGTCCTTTGCGCCAGGATTGCAGGGCGGCAGGGGCGCTGGGGATGGACCGAGAAAAGCGGGTGCTGCAGGCGGCGCGGGCAGGCGCTGCGCAAGGCAGCATTGACCGGACGGCGCAGGCCCGGCTCCGTCCCCGAAGCCCGTACCTTGAACGCTTCGGGCCGGTCTTCTGGCTCACCTTCGTCCTCGGCCGCGCCTTCCCGCGCCCGGCAGTGGGGCGCAGTGGCTGGATGATGCGGCGTCGTCAGGCTTACAGCAGCGGGGGCTGCGCCGGAATGGCCCTGGCTGGCAGGGCGGCACCGGCTTCCCGTTTCACCAGCGCTGGCTGCCTGAAAAAGGCAGCGCGCGCCGGCACCCGAAACAAGGGGCGAGTATAGGTCTGCGACCCGCCTCGCCTCGCCTCGCCCCGGCTGGGGGCTGGCCGGCAGGTTTACTCGGTCTGCTCCAGGAAGCGCTGCGCGTCCAGCGCCGCCATGCAGCCGGTGCCGGCGCTGGTGATGGCCTGGCGGTAGGTGTAGTCCTGCACGTCGCCGGCGGCGAACACGCCGGGCACGCTGGTCTGCGTGGCAAAGCCCTGGTGGCCGCCCTGGGTGGCGATGTAGCCGCCCTCCATCTGCAGCTGGCCCTGGAAGATGTCGGTGTTGGGCGCGTGGCCGATGGCGATGAAGCAGCCCTGCAGCGCAATGTCCTCGGTGCGGCCGTCCTCGGTGCTCTTGACGCGGATGCCGGTCACGCCCGAGTCGTCGCCCAGCACTTCGTCGAGCGTGAAGTGGGTCTTCAGCTCGATCTTGCCGTCTGCCACCTTTTCCATCAGCTTGTCGATCAGGATGGGCTCGGCGCGGAACTTGTCGCGCCGGTGCACCAGCGTTACCTTGCGCGCGATGTTGGACAGGTACAGCGCCTCTTCCACGGCGGTGTTGCCCCCGCCGATCACGCACACGTCCTGCTCGCGGTAGAAGAAGCCGTCGCAGGTGGCGCAGGCCGACACGCCGCGGCCCATGAAGGCGGCTTCGGACGGCAGACCCAGGTACTTGGCCGAGGCGCCGGTGGCGATGATGAGCGAGTCGCAGGTGTACTGGCCGCTGTCGCCCGTCAGGGTGAAGGGGCGCTTGGAAAGATCGACGGCGCTGATGTGGTCGAAGATGATCTGGGTCTTGAAGCGCTCGGCGTGCTCCAGGAAGCGCTGCATCAGGTCCGGGCCCTGCACGCCCAGGGGGTCGGCCGGCCAGTTGTCCACCTCGGTGGTGGTCATCAGCTGGCCGCCCTGGGCCATGCCGGTGATCAGCATGGGCTGCAGGTTGGCGCGCGCGGCATAGACGGCGGCGGTGTAGCCGGCGGGGCCCGAGCCCAGGATCAGGACTTTGGCGTGTTGCGTAGTGGACATGGTGGACGTCGTCAAAGTGGTGCGATGGGAGAGGGGGAGGGGGCGCTGCGGCGCCCGGCCGGGCCATTGTAGGGAGCGGCCATCGCCCCGCCAAAGGCATGGGGTAAGCTTTCGCGCTTGGCCTTTCGCTCTATGACCTATTCCCTCAATACCCTGAACGCCACCTCGCAAGCCAAGGGGGCGGGGCGCGGCGGCGTGGCCCGCTTCGGCCATGAACTCAGCCTGATCGCAGGGCTGCTGGCGCTGGTGTTCTGGCTGCTGTCGCTGGCCAGCTTTTCGCCGCAGGACGCGGCCTGGTCCACCACCGGAGTGCCCGAGCACGCCGCGGTGGCCAACTGGGTCGGCCGCCTGGGGGCCTGGGCGGCCGATGCCTCCTATTTCACCCTGGGCTTTTCCGTCTGGTGGGCGGTGGCGGCGGCCGTGCATGCCTGGCTGGCCTCGCTGGCGCACTGGATGCGCGGCGGCCAGCACGCGGGCGGCGCGGCGCCCTCGCACCCCTGGCTGCGCCGCAGCCTGTACTGGCTGGGGCTGGTGCTGCTGCTGTGCGCCAGCTGCGCGCTGGAATGGTCGCGCCTGTACCGCTTTGAAGGCCTGCTGCCGGGCCACGCCGGCGGCGTGCTGGGCTACCTGATGGGGCCGCTGGCCGTCAAATGGCTGGGTTTTACCGGCTCGGGGCTGGCCGGCGTGGTGCTGGTAGTGCTGGGCGCGGGCCTGGTGTTTCACTTTTCCTGGGGGCTGCTGGCCGAGCGCCTGGGCGGGCGCATCGACGCCGTGGTGCAGGCCGGCCGGGCGCGGCGTGAGCGCGTGCGCGACGCGGCCGTGGGCCGGCGCGCGGCGCGCGAGCGCCAGGGCCCGGCG
The DNA window shown above is from Pulveribacter suum and carries:
- the cobW gene encoding cobalamin biosynthesis protein CobW, coding for MNQDTRPALGKIPATVITGFLGSGKTTLLRHVLANAAGRRIAVIVNEFGELGIDGDILRACGIGCEDEGGEGGEQAGQLYELANGCMCCTVQEEFFPVMQQLAARRHEIDAVLIETSGLALPKPLVQAFQWPEIAGAFTVDAVVTVVDTPAAAAGQFAAHPEAVDAQRRADPNLDHESPLHELFEDQLSAADLVVLNKCDLVGAATLAEVEALVRAELPPAVKVVHATEGRLPLEVLLGLQRAAETTIDQRASHHDHDEDHDHDEFDSFDVALPPVEREALIAALQQLVASQPILRTKGFAALPGKPMRLLVQGVGARFTHHFDRPWREGEERCTRLVFIGQGLDEAAVRAALAPLAA
- a CDS encoding energy-coupling factor ABC transporter permease, yielding MHIEPGVVDGAKIFLSYASAAALLATTALAGARALREQGAAALAGRSLLAALLVFCSFEVLPHHPVGVSEVHLILGSTLLLLFGPAAAAIGLAAGLLVQGLFFALPDLLQYGMNVTTLLAPLFATAALARRITAPHTRYVDLSYGQAFRLSLAYQGGIVAWVAFWALYGHGVGADNLQQIASFGGAYLLVILVEPLVDLGVLAAAKAARRLHGSALLERRLFVAGA
- the trxB gene encoding thioredoxin-disulfide reductase — its product is MSTTQHAKVLILGSGPAGYTAAVYAARANLQPMLITGMAQGGQLMTTTEVDNWPADPLGVQGPDLMQRFLEHAERFKTQIIFDHISAVDLSKRPFTLTGDSGQYTCDSLIIATGASAKYLGLPSEAAFMGRGVSACATCDGFFYREQDVCVIGGGNTAVEEALYLSNIARKVTLVHRRDKFRAEPILIDKLMEKVADGKIELKTHFTLDEVLGDDSGVTGIRVKSTEDGRTEDIALQGCFIAIGHAPNTDIFQGQLQMEGGYIATQGGHQGFATQTSVPGVFAAGDVQDYTYRQAITSAGTGCMAALDAQRFLEQTE